One part of the Musa acuminata AAA Group cultivar baxijiao chromosome BXJ1-5, Cavendish_Baxijiao_AAA, whole genome shotgun sequence genome encodes these proteins:
- the LOC103983529 gene encoding large ribosomal subunit protein uL14mz — MSAFLSSKLSTVGRSLIRSFGNDLSGAKAPHETMTNLSYQYLFLQQQRTFIQMRTRLKVVDNSGAKRVMCIQALKGRRGARLGDTIIASVKEAQPHGKVKKGDVVYGVVVRAAMQRSRCDGSEIRFDDNAVVLVNKQGEPIGTRIYGPVPHELRKKKHVKILTLAEHIA; from the exons ATGAGCGCGTTCCTCTCTTCGAAACTGTCCACAG TTGGACGATCTTTGATTCGGAGCTTCGGCAATGATTTGTCAGGAGCAAAAGCACCTCATGAGACGATGACAAATCTGAGTTACCAATATCTTTTCCTTCAG CAACAAAGAACATTCATACAGATGAGGACAAGGCTCAAAGTGGTGGACAACTCTGGTGCAAAACGTGTCATGTGCATACAAGCTttgaaaggaaggagaggagcaCGACTGGGTGACACCATAATTGCATCAGTAAAGGAAGCACAACCTCATGGTAAAGTAAAGAAGGGAGATGTGGTTTACGGTGTAGTGGTGCGTGCTGCCATGCAGAGGAGTCGCTGCGATGGCAGTGAGATCAGGTTTGATGATAATGCAGTAGTCCTCGTGAACAAGCAGGGAGAACCAATTGGTACCCGCATTTATGGGCCGGTGCCTCATGAGCTTAGGAAGAAGAAGCATGTCAAGATTCTAACTTTGGCTGAACACATAGCCTGA
- the LOC135672923 gene encoding transcription factor PCF6-like, with amino-acid sequence MELEENDHASKRSRMMCNGSQAAKIRRKQLARDDDEDGEKRKGEGGADANRIGSWQHYPSSRIFRVSRASGGKDRHSKVYTAKGLRDRRVRLSVSTAIQFYDLQDRLGCDQPSKAIEWLIKAAAAAINELPPLDGFLKPPHPSGEEIMEINPDVECSYNQHQQQQHQSSKSGCSSTSEISKGSVLSLSQSESRIKARERARERTAKDKAKDRDDSGPIVASHHQNQNPNPYPNPQTPSLTTTFTELLTGGGSVRNNSNVTAAVAGQNSDRSCIQKQISTADYFVQAGLFAQPQKSHQLPSSFPSQSHFGNRSPMGMLPFNIAATGHHPEMQQLFLQDHVFPVSAVAASGDYNLNFSISSGIAGFSRGTLQSNSPAQMPQQHHHSHNNLPRLSSTVDGSNLQFFFGSAAGSAAAATSAENQFPAGMDGGLQLCYGDGYRHSDLKGKGKR; translated from the coding sequence ATGGAATTGGAGGAGAACGACCACGCTTCCAAGAGGTCCCGGATGATGTGCAACGGCAGTCAGGCGGCCAAGATACGGCGCAAGCAGCTCGCGAGGGACGACGACGAGGACGGAGAGAAGAGGAAGGGCGAAGGAGGGGCTGATGCCAACCGCATCGGGTCCTGGCAGCATTACCCGTCGTCAAGGATCTTTCGGGTCTCGCGAGCCTCCGGCGGCAAGGACCGGCACAGCAAGGTCTACACCGCGAAGGGCCTCCGCGATCGGAGGGTCCGTCTCTCCGTCTCCACCGCCATTCAGTTCTATGACCTCCAGGACCGCCTTGGCTGCGACCAGCCGAGCAAGGCCATCGAGTGGCTAATCAAAGCCGCTGCGGCCGCCATCAACGAGCTTCCTCCGCTCGATGGCTTCCTAAAGCCACCGCACCCTAGCGGGGAAGAGATCATGGAGATCAATCCAGATGTTGAGTGTAGCTACAATCAGCATCAACAACAGCAGCATCAGTCGAGCAAGTCGGGCTGCAGCAGCACCTCGGAGATCAGCAAAGGCTCGGTTCTGTCACTCTCACAGTCAGAGAGCCGCATCAAGGCCAGAGAGCGAGCACGAGAACGAACTGCGAAGGACAAGGCGAAAGATAGAGACGACAGTGGCCCCATTGTGGCGTCCCATCaccagaaccagaacccgaaCCCGTACCCGAACCCTCAGACCCCCTCCTTAACTACTACCTTCACGGAGCTTCTTACTGGTGGCGGCAGCGTCCGCAATAATTCCAACGTAACCGCTGCCGTTGCAGGCCAGAACTCCGACCGCAGTTGCATTCAGAAGCAAATCTCCACAGCGGATTACTTCGTCCAAGCTGGTCTCTTTGCTCAGCCGCAAAAGAGTCACCAGCTGCCGTCGAGTTTTCCCTCCCAATCCCACTTTGGGAACAGATCCCCGATGGGAATGTTGCCATTCAACATAGCTGCCACTGGCCACCATCCCGAAATGCAGCAGTTATTCTTACAGGACCATGTCTTCCCCGTCTCGGCAGTGGCAGCGTCAGGGGATTACAATCTCAACTTCTCAATTTCTTCGGGAATTGCAGGTTTCAGTAGGGGGACCCTTCAGTCCAATTCACCAGCTCAGATGCCTCAGCAGCACCATCACAGTCACAACAATCTACCGAGGCTCTCTTCTACCGTTGACGGATCGAACCTGCAGTTCTTCTTCGGTTCTGCCGCTGGTTCGGCTGCAGCCGCCACCAGCGCAGAGAATCAATTTCCGGCAGGGATGGACGGCGGCCTGCAGCTCTGCTATGGGGATGGCTATCGGCATTCAGACCTCAAGGGGAAAGGGAAGAGATGA
- the LOC135672925 gene encoding F-box protein At5g46170-like — MSSGAVGAADPDGLRPLRWDPAVEEEGIDHFDRLPDSVLLVIFNRIGDVKTLGRCCAVYRRFHDLVPLVDDVVVRVDCVISDDPSPAAPGGGFDKPHSVFSHFARFVLGGLVKPLEALCQMLSPASFADAVARKSGLFSSSSPEVSHHSPTEVLKNFKEIRRLRIELPYGELGVDDGVLLKWKADFGCTLESCVILGASSVVSSCSMSAKSSEPDPNPSFQDACGGDDCGNIPESFYADGSLKRRVVWTISSLIAASARHYLLHPIVADNETLERLDLTDADGQGLLTLDRRQLQELRTKPVMSSGSSHRTLLPALNMRLWYAHQLELPGEMVLKGATLLAIRPSEERTGEAVGGVVGQSIGFSDGCWVSDTFEEPYRTAIRMLMKRKTHSLEMNSF, encoded by the coding sequence ATGTCCTCTGGCGCCGTAGGAGCGGCGGATCCGGACGGGTTGCGGCCGCTCCGCTGGGATCCGGCAGTGGAGGAGGAGGGGATTGACCATTTCGACCGGTTGCCGGACTCGGTGTTGCTTGTGATCTTTAACCGGATTGGCGATGTCAAGACCTTGGGGCGTTGCTGCGCCGTGTACCGCCGCTTCCACGACCTAGTCCCCCTCGTCGATGACGTCGTTGTCCGCGTCGACTGCGTCATCTCGGACGACCCCTCCCCCGCGGCGCCCGGCGGCGGTTTCGACAAGCCCCACAGCGTCTTCTCCCACTTTGCTCGCTTCGTCCTCGGCGGCCTCGTCAAGCCCCTTGAGGCTCTCTGCCAAATGCTCTCCCCCGCCTCCTTCGCGGATGCCGTCGCCAGGAAGTCGGGGTTGTTTTCGTCTTCGTCTCCCGAGGTCTCTCACCATTCCCCGACTGAGGTCCTGAAGAACTTTAAGGAAATCCGACGCCTCCGCATCGAGCTACCCTACGGCGAGCTCGGCGTCGACGACGGCGTCCTCCTGAAGTGGAAGGCCGACTTTGGATGCACCCTTGAAAGCTGCGTTATCCTCGGTGCCTCCTCCGTAGTCTCCTCGTGCTCGATGTCCGCCAAATCCTCAGAACCTGACCCAAATCCTAGTTTCCAGGACGCTTGTGGTGGTGATGATTGCGGGAACATCCCGGAATCGTTCTACGCCGATGGGAGCTTGAAACGCAGGGTCGTGTGGACTATCAGCTCACTGATTGCCGCTTCCGCGCGGCATTACCTTCTCCATCCGATCGTGGCCGACAACGAGACCTTAGAGAGATTAGATCTGACAGATGCTGATGGGCAGGGGTTGCTGACACTGGATCGCCGGCAGCTACAAGAACTACGAACGAAGCCAGTGATGTCTTCCGGGAGCTCACACCGGACGCTTCTGCCGGCACTAAACATGCGCCTGTGGTATGCACACCAGCTGGAGTTGCCCGGTGAGATGGTGTTGAAGGGTGCAACATTGTTGGCAATCAGACCAAGTGAGGAGCGGACGGGGGAGGCGGTCGGTGGTGTTGTTGGTCAATCCATCGGTTTCTCTGATGGTTGCTGGGTCTCAGATACATTTGAAGAGCCATACCGGACGGCAATTAGGATGCTAATGAAAAGGAAGACTCACAGCCTTGAGATGAATTCCTTCTGA
- the LOC135672926 gene encoding peroxisomal membrane protein 13-like, whose product MGSNSSPPGTLPPKPWELAGTTSGPAPFKPPSSGSTSDVVEASGTAKPGEIVPTADRNVTANTTTLARPVPPRPWQNYGTSYGGYGSNMYNSGYGSGMYGGLGGSYGGGLYGNNMYSGYGGGFHGGSGMYGGSMYSSGLGGPMGGYGMGMGGPYGNQDPNNPYGPPSSPPGFWMSFLRVMQGVVNFFGRISILIDQNTQAFHMFMTALLQLFDRSGMLYGELARFVLRILGIRTRSRKQQQLGPGELPAPAGQQYLEGPKAPSGAWDSVWGNDVKGSD is encoded by the exons ATGGGATCGAATTCTTCACCTCCAG GTACTCTGCCACCAAAACCATGGGAACTAGCAGGGACTACATCTGGTCCTGCACCGTTCAAGCCCCCATCTTCTGGTAGTACTAGTGATGTTGTGGAAGCATCTGGTACTGCAAAGCCAGGTGAAATTGTTCCAACCGCCGACAGGAATGTAACTGCTAACACAACTACCCTTGCAAGACCTGTTCCTCCGAGGCCCTGGCAGAATTATGGAACTAGTTATGGAG GTTATGGTTCAAACATGTATAATTCAGGCTATGGTTCAGGCATGTATGGGGGTCTTGGAGGGTCATACGGTGGTGGCTTGTATGGTAATAATATGTACTCAGGGTACGGTGGTGGCTTTCATGGAGGTTCTGGAATGTATGGGGGTAGCATGTACAGTAGTGGCCTTGGTGGCCCCATGGGTGGTTATGGGATGGGCATGGGAGGCCCGTATGGTAATCAAGATCCAAATAATCCATATGGTCCTCCATCATCGCCACCGGGCTTCTGGATGTCCTTTCTCCGGGTG ATGCAAGGTGTGGTGAATTTCTTTGGTCGAATCTCTATTCTTATCGATCAGAACACTCAGGCTTTTCACATGTTCATGACTGCTCTCCTCCAG CTTTTTGATCGTTCGGGAATGCTATATGGTGAGCTTGCAAGATTTGTTCTAAGGATTCTGGGCATCCGGACAAGGTCTAGGAAACAGCAGCAGCTCGGACCTGGCGAACTCCCTGCTCCTGCCGGGCAGCAGTACCTCGAGGGACCGAAAGCTCCATCCGGGGCATGGGACAGTGTTTGGGGCAACGATGTCAAGGGATCTGATTAA
- the LOC135585237 gene encoding pyruvate dehydrogenase E1 component subunit beta-like, translating into MAAALQTAALLSASPNLIDPQRFRVGLLARSLIGRRGSIFVVRSDGRTSGFFNAKSRSGNFITNAVATKADASTSSTASKPGHELLLFEALREGLEEEMDRDPHVCVMGEDVGHYGGSYKVTKGLATKYGDLRVLDTPIAENSFTGMGIGAAMTGLRPIVEGMNMGFLLLAYNQISNNCGMLHYTSGGQFKIPIVIRGPGGVGRQLGAEHSQRLESYFQSIPGLQMVACSTPYNAKGLMKAAIRSENPVVLFEHVLLYNLKERIPDEEYVLCLEEAEMVRPGEHVTILTYSRMRYHVMQAVKTLVNKGYDPEVIDIRSLKPFDLYTIGNSVKKTHRVLIVEECMRTGGIGSSLRAAIIDNFWDYLDAPIMCLSSQDVPTPYAGTLEEWTVVQPAQIVAAVEQLCQ; encoded by the exons ATGGCAGCAGCACTGCAAACGGCGGCCCTCCTCTCGGCTTCTCCCAATCTGATCGATCCTCAGAGGTTTCGCGTCGGGCTGTTGGCAAGATCTCTTATAG GAAGGAGAGGAAGCATCTTCGTTGTCAGATCCGATGGTAGAACCTCCGGTTTCTTTAATGCTAAGTCTCGTAGTGGGAATTTCATCACGAATGCGGTTGCA ACTAAGGCTGATGCGTCTACAAGTTCCACCGCATCCAAACCTGG ACATGAGCTACTATTGTTCGAGGCTTTACGGGAGGGACTCGAAGAAGAGATGGACCGAGATCCTCACGTTTGTGTCATGGGCGAAGATGTGGGTCATTATGGTGGCTCATACAAGGTGACCAAAGGACTGGCTACAAAATATGGAGATCTGAGGGTCCTTGATACCCCCATTGCGGAGAACTCTTTCACGGGCATGGGCATTGGGGCAGCAATGACAGGCTTAAGACCTATTGTTGAAGGAATGAATATGGGTTTCCTCCTGCTGGCGTATAACCAGATTTCGAACAACTGTGGTATGCTTCATTATACTTCTGGTGGCCAGTTCAAAATCCCAATAGTTATCAGAGGGCCTGGAGGTGTTGGGAGGCAACTTGGTGCAGAACACTCACAGCGCCTGGAGTCATACTTCCAGTCGATCCCCGGCCTGCAAATGGTTGCCTGCTCGACTCCATACAATGCTAAGGGGCTTATGAAAGCAGCAATAAGGAGTGAGAACCCTGTGGTGCTGTTTGAGCATGTGCTGCTGTATAATTTGAAGGAGAGGATCCCAGATGAGGAGTATGTGCTTTGTTTGGAGGAGGCAGAGATGGTGCGGCCAGGAGAGCATGTTACGATCCTTACATATTCACGAATGAGATATCATGTGATGCAGGCCGTGAAGACGCTGGTGAACAAAGGCTACGACCCTGAGGTCATTGACATCAGGTCATTGAAGCCGTTTGATCTTTATACCATTGGGAATTCTGTGAAGAAGACACATCGTGTGTTGATCGTGGAGGAGTGCATGAGGACAGGAGGAATAGGTTCAAGTCTTAGGGCAGCCATCATCGACAATTTCTGGGACTACTTGGACGCTCCAATCATGTGCTTGTCATCACAGGATGTACCGACACCTTATGCTGGGACTTTGGAGGAGTGGACAGTGGTACAGCCAGCACAGATAGTAGCTGCAGTTGAGCAGCTCTGCCAATAA